The sequence below is a genomic window from Halosolutus gelatinilyticus.
GCTCGCACATCTCTTCGAGCATCTCTCTGAGTCGGGCGTTCTGGGCGACGCCGCCGCCGAGGACGAGTTCGTCGCCGCCGGTCAGCGAGAGCGCCCGCTCCGAGACCTCCGCGAGCATCCCGAAGATCGTCTCCTGCAGCGAATAGCATACGTCCTCGACGGGAACGCCGTCGTCGTACCGCTGCTTGGCGGCGCTCATGATCCCCGAGAAGGAGAAGTCCATCCCCTTGACGACGTAGGGCAGATCCACGTACTCGCCGTCCGTCGCGGCCTCCTCGACCTTCGGGCCGCCGGGGTGGGACCAGCCGACGTGGCGGGTGAACTTGTCGATCGCGTTGCCGACGCCGGTGTCCATCGTCTCGCCGAGGACGCGGTAACGGCCGTTCCGATAGGCCAGCAGGTGCGCGTTCGCGCCGCTGGCGTTCAGACAGACCGGCAAGTCGAATCCCGACGTGTGCCGGCCGATCTCGAGGTGGGCGACCATGTGGTTGACCCCGACGAGCGGCACGTCGAGCGTCTGGCTTAGCGCCCGCGCGGCGGTGCCGACCACGCGGAGACAGGGGCCGAGTCCCGGACCGCGGGAGAAGGCGATCGCGTCCACGGGCGGTTCACCCGCAGGCCGATCGCTCGTCTCGCGGGCGTGCTCGAGCGCCGTCGCGACGACGCGCGGGATCGCGTCGTGCATGTGTTCGGCCGCCTCGCGGGGGTGAATGCCACCGCTTTCAGGCTGGTAGGCGTCGCTCTCGATGAATACGTCGTCGGTCGCGGAATCGTAGACGGCCGCGCTGGCCGCCCAGGCGGTGCCTTCGATCCCGAGAATTCGAGTGCCGGTGCTCACGGCTTGGTCTTAGATGACCGCTCCGCTCACGGGTCGCTGTGCTCCCCGTTCGCGTTCTCCGATGTGCCTCGCTCTCGCTCGGCACATCGCCTTTCGCTCACGGCTCACTTCGTTCACCGGTCGCATCTCCGAGGAATCTCGCTGCGCTCGATCCCTCGCTATTCCCACTCGGTGTACCCGCACTTCCCGCAGTGCTGGCGATCGCCGTGGTCGGCGAGGAACGAGTCGCCACAGCGGGGGCACTGCTCGTGCTCGGTGCTGCCGTCGTCGTCGTAGAGCTCGTAGTGCGCCATTTACGCTTCCTCCGGCTCGGCTTCCGCCTCGGCTTCTTCGTCGACGCCGATCTTGTTGCGCTCAAGCATGTGGTCCT
It includes:
- a CDS encoding 30S ribosomal protein S27ae; the protein is MAHYELYDDDGSTEHEQCPRCGDSFLADHGDRQHCGKCGYTEWE
- a CDS encoding bifunctional N(6)-L-threonylcarbamoyladenine synthase/serine/threonine protein kinase, with the protein product MSTGTRILGIEGTAWAASAAVYDSATDDVFIESDAYQPESGGIHPREAAEHMHDAIPRVVATALEHARETSDRPAGEPPVDAIAFSRGPGLGPCLRVVGTAARALSQTLDVPLVGVNHMVAHLEIGRHTSGFDLPVCLNASGANAHLLAYRNGRYRVLGETMDTGVGNAIDKFTRHVGWSHPGGPKVEEAATDGEYVDLPYVVKGMDFSFSGIMSAAKQRYDDGVPVEDVCYSLQETIFGMLAEVSERALSLTGGDELVLGGGVAQNARLREMLEEMCEQRGADFHAPEARFLRDNAGMIAVLGAKMYEVGDVLPIEESRVDPNFRPDQVPVSWRTDEPELAIGRENGTVQGAEATVDLSPEAGRATKRREVKTYRHPKLDDRLRRERTRIEARLTSQARREGVPTPVLSDVDSRESRLVLEYVGDRDLRESLSADRVRDVGRHLANLHRAGFVHGDPTTRNVRTSPERTYLIDFGLGYHTDHVEDYAMDLHVFDQSLVGTASDPGPLRRAVREGYRDAGEERVLDRLREIEGRGRYVDDGAES